The following are encoded together in the Rana temporaria chromosome 12, aRanTem1.1, whole genome shotgun sequence genome:
- the LOC120918359 gene encoding golgin subfamily A member 6-like protein 22, with product MSAPPAVVSGVPAKVDGVPAVVTAGTCGSTSKMAASSKEPVSASPGLTDAADSPVLMEKSLPGGEVCVGTAVSVDTAGTMNVPENNNSNSIDEAMDVVGGGEGVNVAASGNNDISPPAQQRKDSSVQSSAKRTTGPSAEEEEEEEPEEEPEEEEEPEEEPEEEEEEEEPEEEEEPEEEEPEEEPEEPEEEEPEEEPKEPEEEEPKEEPEEEPEEEPEEEPEPEEEPEEEPEEEEPEEEEPEEEPEEEEPEEEEPEEEPEEEPEEEEEEEEEEEEEEEEEEEEEEEEEEEEEEEEEEEEEEEEEEEEEEEEEEEEEEEEEEEEEEEEEEEEEEEEEEEEEEEEEEEEEEEEEEEEEEEEEEEEEEEEEEEEEEEEEEEEEEEEEEEEEEEEEEEEEEEEEEEEEEEEEEEEEEEEEEEEEEEEEEEEEEEEEEEEEEEEEEEEEEEEEEEEEEEEEEEEEEEEEEEEEEEEEEEEEEEEEEEEEEEEEEEEEEEEEEEEEEEEEEEEEEEEEEEEEEEEEEEEEEEEEEEEEEEEEEEEEEEEEEEEEEEEEEEEEEEEEEEEEEEEEEEEEEEEEEEEEEEEEEEEEEEEEEEEE from the exons ATGTCTGCCCCTCCAGCTGTAGTGAGTGGTGTCCCGGCTAAAGTGGACGGTGTCCCGGCTGTAGTGACTGCTGGGACCTGTGGTTCTacaagcaagatggctgccagctccAAAGAGCCTGTTTCAGCCTCACCCGGGCTGACTGATGCAG CTGACAGTCCTGTCCTGATGGAGAAGAGTCTGCCTGGAGGTGAAGTGTGTGTGGGCACAGCTGTGAGTGTGGACACGGCAGGAACTATGAATGTGCCGgaaaataataacagtaatagtATTGATGAagcaatggatgtggtgggtggtggtgaaggggttaacgttGCTGCTTCAGGTAACAATGATATTTCTcctcctgctcagcagaggaaagactcatCTGTGCAATCATCTGCCAAACGCACAACTGGACCCTCTGCGG aagaagaagaagaagaagaacccgAAGAAGAacccgaagaagaagaagaacccgAAGAAGAacccgaagaagaagaagaagaagaagaacccgaagaagaagaagaacccgAAGAAGAAGAACCCGAAGAAGAACCCGAAGAACCCGAAGAAGAAGAACCCGAAGAAGAACCCAAAGAACCCGAAGAAGAAGAACCCAAAGAAGAACCCGAAGAAGAACCCGAAGAAGAACCCGAAGAAGAACCCGAACCCGAAGAAGAACCCGAAGAAGAACCCGAAGAAGAAGAACCCGAAGAAGAAGAACCCGAAGAAGAACCCGAAGAAGAAGAACCCGAAGAAGAAGAACCCGAAGAAGAACCTGAAGAAgaaccagaagaagaagaagaagaagaagaagaagaagaagaagaagaagaagaagaagaagaagaagaagaagaagaagaagaagaagaagaagaagaagaagaagaagaagaagaagaagaagaagaagaagaagaagaagaagaagaagaagaagaagaagaagaagaagaagaagaagaagaagaagaagaagaagaagaagaagaagaagaagaagaagaagaagaagaagaagaagaagaagaagaagaagaagaagaagaagaagaagaagaagaagaagaagaagaagaagaagaagaagaagaagaagaagaagaagaagaagaagaagaagaagaagaagaagaagaagaagaagaagaagaagaagaagaagaagaagaagaagaagaagaagaagaagaagaagaagaagaagaagaagaagaagaagaagaagaagaagaagaagaagaagaagaagaagaagaagaagaagaagaagaagaagaagaagaagaagaagaagaagaagaagaagaagaagaagaagaagaagaagaagaagaagaagaagaagaagaagaagaagaagaagaagaagaagaagaagaagaagaagaagaagaagaagaagaagaagaagaagaagaagaagaagaagaagaagaagaagaagaagaagaagaagaagaagaagaagaagaagaagaagaagaagaagaagaagaagaagaagaagaagaagaagaagaagaagaagaagaagaagaagaagaagaagaagaagaagaagaagaagaagaagaagaagaagaagaagaagaagaagaagaagaagaagaagaagaagaagaagaagaagaagaagaagaagaagaagaagaagaagaagaagaagaagaagaagaagaagaagaagaagaagaagaagaagaagaagaagaagaagaagaagaagaagaagaagaagaagaagaagaagaagaagaagaagaagaagaagaagaagaagaagaa